One Brachyspira pilosicoli P43/6/78 genomic window carries:
- the ruvB gene encoding Holliday junction branch migration DNA helicase RuvB, with protein sequence MDKESITNSNENSYDVNNSSIRPKGFNDFIGQENIKSKLKVFIDSAKKRDVSLDHILFYGPPGLGKTTLAQIIAEELGSNIKATSAPVIERPGDLASILTTLGEKDILFIDEIHRLRTVVEEVLYSAMEDFFVDIKVGEGTSAKSFRVKLPKFTLIGATTRSGLLSTPLYDRFGIVERLEFYTNEDLADIVKRSSKFLNIDITDSAAISIASRSRGTPRIVNRLLRRVFDFATVSDVLKIDEKFASESLEKLGVDKNGFEALDKQYLDTIIKNYNGGPVGVDTISVSLSEQIETIEDVIEPYLIQSGFIKRTPKGRVATIKAYSYLNINVKNNDNYKENTLFDL encoded by the coding sequence TTGGATAAAGAAAGTATAACTAACTCCAATGAAAACTCTTATGATGTTAATAATTCTTCTATAAGACCAAAAGGATTCAATGATTTTATAGGGCAAGAAAATATAAAATCTAAATTAAAAGTTTTTATAGATAGTGCTAAAAAAAGAGATGTTTCTTTGGATCATATATTATTTTACGGACCTCCTGGTTTAGGCAAAACTACTCTAGCTCAAATAATAGCAGAAGAGTTAGGAAGCAATATCAAAGCAACTTCTGCCCCAGTAATAGAACGCCCTGGTGATTTAGCATCTATACTAACAACATTAGGGGAAAAAGATATATTATTTATAGATGAAATACATAGACTTAGAACGGTTGTTGAAGAAGTACTTTATTCGGCAATGGAAGATTTTTTTGTTGATATAAAGGTAGGAGAAGGTACAAGTGCTAAAAGCTTTAGAGTAAAACTTCCAAAATTTACTTTAATAGGAGCTACAACAAGAAGCGGACTATTAAGCACTCCTTTATATGATAGATTTGGAATAGTGGAGAGACTTGAGTTTTATACAAACGAAGATTTAGCAGATATAGTAAAAAGAAGCTCAAAGTTTCTTAATATCGATATAACAGACTCGGCTGCAATTTCTATAGCATCAAGGTCTAGAGGAACACCTAGAATAGTTAATAGATTACTTAGAAGAGTGTTTGACTTTGCTACGGTTTCTGATGTTTTAAAAATAGATGAAAAGTTTGCATCCGAATCTTTAGAGAAGTTGGGTGTTGACAAAAATGGCTTTGAAGCCCTTGACAAACAGTACTTAGATACTATAATAAAAAATTATAATGGAGGACCTGTTGGTGTAGATACTATATCTGTTTCATTATCTGAGCAGATAGAAACTATAGAAGATGTAATAGAACCATATTTAATACAATCTGGTTTTATTAAAAGAACACCAAAAGGAAGAGTTGCTACAATAAAAGCGTATAGCTATTTAAATATTAATGTAAAAAATAACGATAATTATAAAGAGAATACTTTATTTGATTTATAA